The following are encoded in a window of Ricinus communis isolate WT05 ecotype wild-type chromosome 4, ASM1957865v1, whole genome shotgun sequence genomic DNA:
- the LOC8272582 gene encoding uncharacterized protein LOC8272582 isoform X1 translates to MERNLNNIAMENSEVNKPFQYGSREPGHEGTSPAPQAFMLDPASIRNANMRIPDLNVSEVKPVNFSIQTGEEFALEFMRDRVNHKKPIIPNTVGDPNYATGYLELKGILGISHTGSESGSDISMLTIVEKGQKDFERTNSSFHEERGNYESIQSVPQSSAGYGSRGPPVGYTSSGTSDSLSQKMKVLCSFGGKILPRPSDGKLRYVGGDTRIIRITRDISWMELKQKTLAIYDQAHAIKYQLPGEDLDSLVSVSCDEDLLNMMEEWNEVEDRGGSQKLRMFIFSMSDLDDAQFGLSSVEADSEIQYVVAVNGMDIGSRRNSMLHGLASSSGNNLDELDRLNLDKETSRVATVSVGVSTLPSTAQPVIRSSSNAYETHTPYYQGHLMDHRETQQFLLRNHHDSFHHSPFEETPHSILMNQQGGLNEGQPSTSFQVHNSQILKKEEKPKFDASMQQEIDPERSRPLEKVYPVPVDEASLAVGLQGDLHSLPSKNEGWDQETEKVSSSADAVNSSQVPNSSEDGPCSASDGTYGTGNADPVSNLIDLSYLEPSVPPQRVYYSERIPREQAELLNRLSKSDDSLGPQLLNSIAESTEKLSSSNLASHAKDSTSTSKQSADTRTINDGLAQLQKFKEFADAVSLMNKKPSDSEDVLESGFKHPVSGNLADKDSVHRNGILRGDSDTDYTTGIKAESEHPAGGKVTSVMHQMDPASIHSESTRAEMTGKDFTGNNNLGHSLPFSGIESSAKDISQGIPSVGVPATKQADITVDINDRFPRDFLSEIFSSGVFAEDPGVSTMHKDGVGVSVHMKNHEPKHWSYFQKLAQEGFVQRDVSLIDQDSVGTPSAPANAEGDQKSYHFEPLTDVMSISHEYSQLNFGEDNKKDLPGVIGADSAVLPDFGHSQVKDSESMQFGAMIENLKSPDSVYEGAKLENRNVGLPPLDPSLVDFDINTLQVIKNDDLEELRELGSGTFGTVYHGKWRGSDVAIKRLKKICFSGRSSEQERLTSEFWREAEILSKLHHPNVVAFYGVVQDGPGGTLATVAEYMVDGSLRHVLLKKDRYLDRRKRLLIAMDAAFGMEYLHSKNIVHFDLKCDNLLVNLKDPQRPICKVGDFGLSKIKRNTLVSGGVRGTLPWMAPELLNGSSNKVSEKVDVFSFGIVLWEILTGEEPYANMHYGAIIGGIVNNTLRPTIPSNCDAEWKMLMEQCWAPNPAARPSFTEIAGRLRVMSIAAGQTKGHHNKTSK, encoded by the exons ATGGAGAGGAACCTGAACAATATTGCAATGGAAAATTCAGAAGTAAACAAACCATTTCAATATGGTTCCAGGGAACCTGGACACGAGGGAACCTCTCCTGCACCCCAAGCATTCATGTTAGACCCTGCAAGCATCAGAAATGCTAATATGAGAATTCCTGACCTAAATGTCTCAGAGGTAAAACCTGTAAACTTCTCTATACAGACTGGTGAGGAGTTTGCTCTTGAATTTATGCGTGACCGAGTTAATCATAAGAAGCCTATCATCCCAAACACAGTGGGTGATCCCAATTATGCAACAGGTTATTTGGAACTAAAGGGCATTCTAGGCATTAGCCATACAGGGTCTGAGAGTGGGTCAGATATATCAATGCTAACCATAGTAGAGAAAGGTCAAAAAGACTTTGAAAGAACAAACTCCTCCTTTCATGAGGAGAGAGGCAACTATGAGTCCATTCAGTCAGTACCACAAAGTTCAGCAGGTTATGGAAGTCGAGGACCTCCAGTTGGTTATACCTCATCTGGAACTTCTGACAGCTTGTCACAGAAGATGAAAGTTCTCTGCAGTTTTGGTGGTAAAATTCTACCCCGCCCTAGTGATGGAAAGCTAAGGTATGTTGGAGGTGATACACGCATTATACGTATAACAAGGGACATTTCGTGGATGGAGCTTAAGCAGAAAACTTTGGCAATTTATGACCAAGCTCATGCAATCAAATATCAGCTTCCTGGAGAGGATCTTGATTCTCTGGTTTCTGTTTCGTGTGATGAGGATTTGCTGAATATGATGGAGGAATGGAATGAGGTCGAAGATAGGGGAGGATCACAAAAACTTAGAATGTTCATATTCTCTATGAGTGATTTAGATGATGCTCAATTTGGCCTGAGCAGTGTGGAGGCTGATTCTGAAATTCAGTATGTTGTTGCTGTCAATGGCATGGACATAGGATCCAGGAGAAACTCGATGCTGCATGGTTTGGCAAGCTCATCAGGAAATAATTTAGACGAGTTAGATAGACTAAACCTTGACAAGGAGACAAGTAGAGTGGCTACTGTTTCTGTTGGAGTCAGTACTTTGCCGTCGACTGCTCAACCAGTTATTCGAAGTTCCTCCAATGCATATGAAACCCACACACCATATTATCAAGGCCATTTGATGGATCATAGGGAAACTCAGCAGTTCCTGTTACGAAATCACCACGATTCTTTTCACCACTCCCCTTTTGAAGAAACTCCCCATTCAATTCTAATGAATCAACAAGGAGGTTTGAATGAAGGACAACCAAGTACTAGCTTTCAGGTGCATAATTCACAGATATTGAAAAAGGAGGAGAAGCCAAAATTTGATGCTTCCATGCAGCAAGAGATTGACCCTGAAAGAAGTCGTCCGTTGGAAAAAGTTTATCCTGTGCCAGTTGATGAAGCATCACTTGCAGTTGGACTGCAAGGAGATCTTCATTCTCTGCCCTCAAAAAATGAAGGGTGGGATCAGGAAACTGAAAAGGTCTCTTCTTCTGCTGATGCTGTTAACTCGTCTCAGGTTCCTAATTCTAGTGAAGATGGTCCATGTTCTGCATCTGATGGCACATATGGTACAGGCAACGCTGATCCTGTTTCCAATTTGATTGACTTGAGCTACCTTGAACCATCAGTGCCTCCTCAGAGAGTTTATTATTCAGAAAGAATACCTCGGGAGCAAGCCGAATTACTGAATAGGTTATCGAAGTCTGATGATTCACTTGGTCCTCAGTTGCTTAATTCAATTGCAGAATCTACTGAAAAGTTGAGTTCAAGTAATCTCGCTTCCCATGCAAAAGACTCCACATCAACTTCAAAACAATCAGCAGACACTCGTACCATCAATGATGGACTTGCCCAACTTCAGAAGTTCAAGGAGTTTGCTGATGCAGTTTCTCTGATGAATAAAAAGCCTTCTGATTCTGAAGATGTATTGGAAAGTGGGTTTAAGCATCCAGTTTCTGGTAATTTGGCTGATAAAGATTCTGTTCACAGGAATGGTATTCTTAGGGGTGACTCTGATACAGATTATACCACAGGTATTAAAGCTGAATCTGAACATCCTGCCGGGGGCAAAGTAACTTCTGTGATGCATCAGATGGATCCTGCATCTATTCATTCAGAGTCAACAAGGGCTGAGATGACAGGCAAGGATTTCACTGGTAATAACAATCTGGGTCATTCTTTGCCTTTTTCAGGGATAGAGAGCTCGGCTAAAGATATTTCTCAAGGAATACCCTCTGTTGGTGTTCCGGCCACAAAGCAGGCAGACATCACTGTAGATATTAATGACAGATTTCCTCGTGATTTTCTTTCCGAAATATTCAGTAGTGGGGTATTTGCTGAGGACCCTGGTGTTAGCACAATGCATAAAGATGGAGTTGGCGTGAGTGTGCACATGAAAAATCATGAGCCCAAGCACTGGTCATATTTTCAGAAGTTGGCACAGGAAGGATTTGTTCAAAGAGATGTTTCTCTTATTGATCAGGATAGTGTTGGCACTCCATCTGCACCTGCAAATGCTGAAGGAGATCAGAAGTCTTATCATTTTGAACCTCTAACTGATGTAATGTCAATAAGCCATGAGTATTCCCAACTCAATTTTGGTGAAGACAATAAGAAAGATTTACCAGGAGTGATAGGAGCTGATTCTGCCGTTCTTCCAGATTTTGGCCATTCACAAGTGAAGGACAGTGAAAGTATGCAGTTTGGCGCTATGATCGAAAACCTAAAATCACCAGACTCTGTATATGAG GGTGCAAagttagaaaatagaaatgttGGCCTACCTCCTCTTGATCCATCTCTGGTAGATTTTGACATCAATACTTTGCAG GTAATAAAGAATGATGATCTTGAAGAGCTGAGAGAACTGGGTTCTGGTACTTTTGGGACTGTATATCATGGAAAATGGAGGGGATCTGATGTTGCCATCAAGAGGCTAAAGAAGATCTGTTTCTCTGGTCGCTCATCAGAGCAAGAGAGATTG ACATCAGAGTTCTGGCGGGAAGCTGAAATCCTTTCAAAGCTTCACCATCCTAATGTGGTGGCATTTTATGGTGTGGTGCAAGATGGACCTGGAGGGACATTAGCGACTGTGGCAGAGTACATGGTTGATGGTTCTCTTAGGCATGTTTTGCTTAAGAAAGATAG GTATCTAGATCGTCGCAAGCGGCTTCTAATAGCTATGGATGCAGCATTTGGGATGGAGTATTTGCACTCAAAGAATATCGTGCATTTTGATTTGAAATGTGATAACTTGCTTGTAAATTTGAAAGATCCCCAGCGGCCTATTTGCAAg GTTGGCGATTTTGGcctgtcaaaaattaaacgaAATACCTTGGTTTCTGGAGGTGTGCGGGGAACTCTCCCATGGATGGCACCAGAACTGCTAAATGGTAGCAGCAATAAGGTGTCAGAGAAG GTTGACGTTTTCTCCTTTGGAATCGTCTTGTGGGAGATCCTCACGGGTGAGGAGCCATATGCCAACATGCACTACGGTGCCATCATAG GAGGAATTGTAAATAACACATTGAGGCCAACCATTCCAAGCAATTGTGATGCTGAATGGAAAATGTTGATGGAGCAGTGCTGGGCGCCAAATCCTGCAGCCAGGCCATCCTTCACTGAAATTGCTGGTCGATTACGAGTAATGTCGATAGCTGCCGGCCAAACCAAAGGTCACCATAACAAAACATCAAAGTAA
- the LOC8272582 gene encoding uncharacterized protein LOC8272582 isoform X2 has product MERNLNNIAMENSEVNKPFQYGSREPGHEGTSPAPQAFMLDPASIRNANMRIPDLNVSEVKPVNFSIQTGEEFALEFMRDRVNHKKPIIPNTVGDPNYATGYLELKGILGISHTGSESGSDISMLTIVEKGQKDFERTNSSFHEERGNYESIQSVPQSSAGYGSRGPPVGYTSSGTSDSLSQKMKVLCSFGGKILPRPSDGKLRYVGGDTRIIRITRDISWMELKQKTLAIYDQAHAIKYQLPGEDLDSLVSVSCDEDLLNMMEEWNEVEDRGGSQKLRMFIFSMSDLDDAQFGLSSVEADSEIQYVVAVNGMDIGSRRNSMLHGLASSSGNNLDELDRLNLDKETSRVATVSVGVSTLPSTAQPVIRSSSNAYETHTPYYQGHLMDHRETQQFLLRNHHDSFHHSPFEETPHSILMNQQGGLNEGQPSTSFQVHNSQILKKEEKPKFDASMQQEIDPERSRPLEKVYPVPVDEASLAVGLQGDLHSLPSKNEGWDQETEKVSSSADAVNSSQVPNSSEDGPCSASDGTYGTGNADPVSNLIDLSYLEPSVPPQRVYYSERIPREQAELLNRLSKSDDSLGPQLLNSIAESTEKLSSSNLASHAKDSTSTSKQSADTRTINDGLAQLQKFKEFADAVSLMNKKPSDSEDVLESGFKHPVSGNLADKDSVHRNGILRGDSDTDYTTGIKAESEHPAGGKVTSVMHQMDPASIHSESTRAEMTGKDFTGNNNLGHSLPFSGIESSAKDISQGIPSVGVPATKQADITVDINDRFPRDFLSEIFSSGVFAEDPGVSTMHKDGVGVSVHMKNHEPKHWSYFQKLAQEGFVQRDVSLIDQDSVGTPSAPANAEGDQKSYHFEPLTDVMSISHEYSQLNFGEDNKKDLPGVIGADSAVLPDFGHSQVKDSESMQFGAMIENLKSPDSVYEGAKLENRNVGLPPLDPSLVDFDINTLQVIKNDDLEELRELGSGTFGTVYHGKWRGSDVAIKRLKKICFSGRSSEQERLYKKAN; this is encoded by the exons ATGGAGAGGAACCTGAACAATATTGCAATGGAAAATTCAGAAGTAAACAAACCATTTCAATATGGTTCCAGGGAACCTGGACACGAGGGAACCTCTCCTGCACCCCAAGCATTCATGTTAGACCCTGCAAGCATCAGAAATGCTAATATGAGAATTCCTGACCTAAATGTCTCAGAGGTAAAACCTGTAAACTTCTCTATACAGACTGGTGAGGAGTTTGCTCTTGAATTTATGCGTGACCGAGTTAATCATAAGAAGCCTATCATCCCAAACACAGTGGGTGATCCCAATTATGCAACAGGTTATTTGGAACTAAAGGGCATTCTAGGCATTAGCCATACAGGGTCTGAGAGTGGGTCAGATATATCAATGCTAACCATAGTAGAGAAAGGTCAAAAAGACTTTGAAAGAACAAACTCCTCCTTTCATGAGGAGAGAGGCAACTATGAGTCCATTCAGTCAGTACCACAAAGTTCAGCAGGTTATGGAAGTCGAGGACCTCCAGTTGGTTATACCTCATCTGGAACTTCTGACAGCTTGTCACAGAAGATGAAAGTTCTCTGCAGTTTTGGTGGTAAAATTCTACCCCGCCCTAGTGATGGAAAGCTAAGGTATGTTGGAGGTGATACACGCATTATACGTATAACAAGGGACATTTCGTGGATGGAGCTTAAGCAGAAAACTTTGGCAATTTATGACCAAGCTCATGCAATCAAATATCAGCTTCCTGGAGAGGATCTTGATTCTCTGGTTTCTGTTTCGTGTGATGAGGATTTGCTGAATATGATGGAGGAATGGAATGAGGTCGAAGATAGGGGAGGATCACAAAAACTTAGAATGTTCATATTCTCTATGAGTGATTTAGATGATGCTCAATTTGGCCTGAGCAGTGTGGAGGCTGATTCTGAAATTCAGTATGTTGTTGCTGTCAATGGCATGGACATAGGATCCAGGAGAAACTCGATGCTGCATGGTTTGGCAAGCTCATCAGGAAATAATTTAGACGAGTTAGATAGACTAAACCTTGACAAGGAGACAAGTAGAGTGGCTACTGTTTCTGTTGGAGTCAGTACTTTGCCGTCGACTGCTCAACCAGTTATTCGAAGTTCCTCCAATGCATATGAAACCCACACACCATATTATCAAGGCCATTTGATGGATCATAGGGAAACTCAGCAGTTCCTGTTACGAAATCACCACGATTCTTTTCACCACTCCCCTTTTGAAGAAACTCCCCATTCAATTCTAATGAATCAACAAGGAGGTTTGAATGAAGGACAACCAAGTACTAGCTTTCAGGTGCATAATTCACAGATATTGAAAAAGGAGGAGAAGCCAAAATTTGATGCTTCCATGCAGCAAGAGATTGACCCTGAAAGAAGTCGTCCGTTGGAAAAAGTTTATCCTGTGCCAGTTGATGAAGCATCACTTGCAGTTGGACTGCAAGGAGATCTTCATTCTCTGCCCTCAAAAAATGAAGGGTGGGATCAGGAAACTGAAAAGGTCTCTTCTTCTGCTGATGCTGTTAACTCGTCTCAGGTTCCTAATTCTAGTGAAGATGGTCCATGTTCTGCATCTGATGGCACATATGGTACAGGCAACGCTGATCCTGTTTCCAATTTGATTGACTTGAGCTACCTTGAACCATCAGTGCCTCCTCAGAGAGTTTATTATTCAGAAAGAATACCTCGGGAGCAAGCCGAATTACTGAATAGGTTATCGAAGTCTGATGATTCACTTGGTCCTCAGTTGCTTAATTCAATTGCAGAATCTACTGAAAAGTTGAGTTCAAGTAATCTCGCTTCCCATGCAAAAGACTCCACATCAACTTCAAAACAATCAGCAGACACTCGTACCATCAATGATGGACTTGCCCAACTTCAGAAGTTCAAGGAGTTTGCTGATGCAGTTTCTCTGATGAATAAAAAGCCTTCTGATTCTGAAGATGTATTGGAAAGTGGGTTTAAGCATCCAGTTTCTGGTAATTTGGCTGATAAAGATTCTGTTCACAGGAATGGTATTCTTAGGGGTGACTCTGATACAGATTATACCACAGGTATTAAAGCTGAATCTGAACATCCTGCCGGGGGCAAAGTAACTTCTGTGATGCATCAGATGGATCCTGCATCTATTCATTCAGAGTCAACAAGGGCTGAGATGACAGGCAAGGATTTCACTGGTAATAACAATCTGGGTCATTCTTTGCCTTTTTCAGGGATAGAGAGCTCGGCTAAAGATATTTCTCAAGGAATACCCTCTGTTGGTGTTCCGGCCACAAAGCAGGCAGACATCACTGTAGATATTAATGACAGATTTCCTCGTGATTTTCTTTCCGAAATATTCAGTAGTGGGGTATTTGCTGAGGACCCTGGTGTTAGCACAATGCATAAAGATGGAGTTGGCGTGAGTGTGCACATGAAAAATCATGAGCCCAAGCACTGGTCATATTTTCAGAAGTTGGCACAGGAAGGATTTGTTCAAAGAGATGTTTCTCTTATTGATCAGGATAGTGTTGGCACTCCATCTGCACCTGCAAATGCTGAAGGAGATCAGAAGTCTTATCATTTTGAACCTCTAACTGATGTAATGTCAATAAGCCATGAGTATTCCCAACTCAATTTTGGTGAAGACAATAAGAAAGATTTACCAGGAGTGATAGGAGCTGATTCTGCCGTTCTTCCAGATTTTGGCCATTCACAAGTGAAGGACAGTGAAAGTATGCAGTTTGGCGCTATGATCGAAAACCTAAAATCACCAGACTCTGTATATGAG GGTGCAAagttagaaaatagaaatgttGGCCTACCTCCTCTTGATCCATCTCTGGTAGATTTTGACATCAATACTTTGCAG GTAATAAAGAATGATGATCTTGAAGAGCTGAGAGAACTGGGTTCTGGTACTTTTGGGACTGTATATCATGGAAAATGGAGGGGATCTGATGTTGCCATCAAGAGGCTAAAGAAGATCTGTTTCTCTGGTCGCTCATCAGAGCAAGAGAGATTG TATAAAAAAGCCAATTAA